The Nitrogeniibacter aestuarii genome has a window encoding:
- a CDS encoding TolC family protein: MRTLAPTAVTLALALSLALPAHAERLPVVVQDVLARHPDAASAQALLEASEAVVRQSRSRFFPTLSVGWTRSSNEVEQLGQPIDRDTRRSEAALSWNLFSGGADVYRLKSARNERDAAGSSLIDVQEQLALRVADAYADVLRLQRINAGGKALSQSLTHLKSQVEARVDAGRISPADLTQVDVSIIESEEQVASLDAALAAALMRYEQLTGTAPDALVPPAFDALDFSRAARLQATLDNNPGLRAARQGIDARKADVGVARGALMPTVDVEVRRRLGATIEPVEVSDTVRSQQLAINLDVPLGGGSWYRVDEANARHQAAVADAASLEEQLSIDVATQVAELDRRESTYQALTRRLGASRTLIDAYGEQFNAGRRSLTDVLSAHRGRFDAVLAHANSEYERFRAQATLLALSGDLRTALTESYRDREYLAAAPAPVTPADTPSRVDTPDTERVKTLLEAWRLAWSSKDYDAYRGLYLTEFGGGGDATRQWERERERRLAKPGAIDVEIGALTVSRPDASTIVTVFQQNYRSNDYNDAVTKQLTWTREADQWRIADEQSSP; the protein is encoded by the coding sequence ATGCGCACGCTGGCCCCCACTGCCGTCACGCTGGCCCTTGCCCTGTCCCTCGCGCTGCCGGCGCACGCCGAGCGTCTGCCGGTCGTGGTGCAGGACGTCCTCGCCCGACACCCGGATGCGGCCTCAGCCCAGGCCTTGCTTGAGGCCTCTGAGGCCGTGGTGCGCCAGTCGCGCTCGCGTTTCTTCCCGACCCTGAGCGTGGGCTGGACACGCAGCAGCAATGAGGTCGAACAGCTCGGCCAGCCCATTGATCGCGACACCCGTCGCAGCGAAGCCGCGCTGAGCTGGAACCTGTTCTCCGGCGGCGCCGACGTCTATCGACTCAAGAGCGCGCGCAACGAGCGTGACGCCGCCGGCTCATCGCTTATCGACGTGCAGGAGCAGCTCGCCCTGCGGGTAGCCGATGCCTATGCCGACGTGCTGCGCCTGCAGCGGATCAACGCCGGCGGCAAGGCGCTCAGCCAGTCACTCACCCATCTCAAGTCCCAGGTGGAGGCCCGGGTGGACGCGGGACGGATCTCGCCCGCAGACCTCACCCAGGTGGATGTCTCCATCATCGAATCGGAAGAGCAGGTAGCCTCGCTGGATGCGGCGCTGGCGGCCGCGCTGATGCGCTATGAGCAACTGACCGGCACGGCACCCGACGCACTCGTGCCCCCGGCCTTCGACGCCCTCGACTTTTCGCGGGCCGCACGGCTGCAGGCCACCCTCGACAACAACCCCGGTCTGCGTGCAGCGCGCCAGGGTATCGACGCCCGCAAGGCCGACGTCGGGGTCGCACGGGGCGCACTGATGCCCACGGTGGACGTGGAAGTCCGCCGCCGCCTCGGTGCCACGATCGAGCCGGTCGAAGTCTCGGACACCGTGCGCAGCCAGCAGCTGGCCATCAATCTGGACGTACCCCTGGGCGGCGGCAGCTGGTATCGGGTGGACGAGGCCAATGCCCGCCACCAGGCCGCGGTGGCCGACGCCGCCTCGCTCGAGGAGCAACTGAGTATCGACGTGGCCACCCAGGTGGCCGAACTGGACCGTCGCGAAAGCACCTACCAGGCACTCACCCGCCGACTGGGCGCCAGCCGCACCCTGATCGACGCCTATGGCGAACAGTTCAACGCAGGCCGCCGCAGCCTCACCGATGTCCTCAGCGCTCATCGCGGCCGCTTCGATGCCGTCCTCGCACACGCCAACAGCGAATACGAGCGCTTTCGGGCCCAGGCGACCTTGCTCGCCCTGTCGGGGGACCTGCGCACCGCGCTCACCGAGTCCTACCGCGATCGCGAGTATCTGGCTGCAGCCCCTGCACCCGTGACGCCTGCCGACACCCCCAGCCGGGTCGATACCCCGGACACCGAGCGGGTCAAGACCTTGCTCGAAGCCTGGCGTCTGGCCTGGTCATCCAAGGATTACGACGCCTACCGCGGCCTGTACCTGACCGAGTTCGGCGGCGGCGGCGACGCCACACGGCAGTGGGAGCGCGAGCGCGAGCGCCGGCTCGCCAAGCCCGGCGCCATCGATGTCGAGATCGGCGCACTCACGGTCTCGCGTCCCGATGCTTCAACAATTGTCACGGTTTTCCAACAGAACTACCGCTCGAACGACTACAATGACGCGGTGACCAAGCAACTGACTTGGACGCGCGAGGCGGATCAATGGCGGATCGCCGACGAGCAATCCAGCCCCTGA
- the nifS gene encoding cysteine desulfurase NifS, which translates to MDNLEPIYLDNNATTRVDPLVVEAMLPFFTEHFGNASSIHAFGSQVGRALKTARQQVQALIGAEHDSEIIFTSCGTESDSTAILSALKAQPERNTVIITNVEHPAILSLGEWLEKEGYIVHKLAVDKKGRIDIDEYKSMLHDRVAVVSAMWANNETGTIFPVEQMAELAHAKGIMFHTDAVQAVGKIPIDLKNTKIDMLSLSGHKLHAPKGIGVLYLRRGCRFRPLLRGGHQERGRRAGTENSASIVGLGKACELAMQHLEAENTQVKALRDRLEQGILSQITHCFATGDTSNRLPNTSNIAFEYIEGEAILLLLNKMGIAASSGSACTSGSLEPSHVMRAMGIPYTAAHGTIRFSLSRWNTIEEVDRVIASVPPIIEQLRKLSPYWNGDAPAASPEEAFAPTYA; encoded by the coding sequence ATGGACAATCTGGAACCCATCTACCTCGACAACAACGCCACCACGCGTGTCGATCCGCTGGTTGTCGAGGCCATGCTGCCCTTTTTCACCGAACATTTCGGCAATGCCTCGTCCATCCATGCCTTTGGCTCCCAGGTGGGCCGGGCACTGAAGACGGCGCGCCAGCAGGTGCAGGCGCTGATCGGCGCCGAGCACGACTCGGAGATCATCTTCACGTCCTGCGGCACCGAGTCCGACTCGACAGCCATCCTGTCGGCCCTCAAGGCGCAGCCCGAGCGCAACACGGTGATCATCACCAACGTGGAGCACCCGGCCATCCTGAGTCTGGGCGAGTGGCTGGAGAAGGAAGGCTACATCGTCCACAAGCTGGCGGTGGACAAGAAAGGCCGCATCGACATCGACGAATACAAGTCCATGTTGCATGACCGTGTTGCCGTCGTCTCCGCCATGTGGGCCAACAACGAGACCGGCACCATTTTCCCGGTCGAGCAGATGGCCGAGCTGGCGCACGCCAAGGGCATCATGTTCCACACCGACGCGGTGCAGGCCGTGGGCAAGATCCCCATCGACCTGAAGAACACCAAGATCGACATGTTGTCGCTCTCGGGTCACAAGCTGCATGCCCCGAAAGGCATCGGCGTGCTGTACCTGCGTCGGGGCTGTCGTTTCCGTCCGCTGTTGCGCGGCGGTCACCAGGAGCGCGGTCGTCGCGCCGGCACCGAGAACTCGGCTTCCATCGTCGGCCTGGGCAAGGCCTGCGAGCTGGCCATGCAGCATCTCGAGGCCGAAAACACCCAGGTGAAGGCACTGCGCGACCGTCTGGAGCAGGGCATTCTGAGCCAGATTACCCACTGCTTTGCCACGGGTGACACCAGCAACCGTCTGCCCAACACCAGCAACATCGCCTTCGAGTACATCGAGGGCGAGGCCATCCTGTTGCTGCTCAACAAGATGGGCATTGCCGCCAGCTCGGGCTCGGCCTGCACCTCGGGTTCGCTGGAGCCCTCGCACGTGATGCGCGCCATGGGCATTCCCTACACGGCGGCCCACGGCACCATCCGTTTCTCGCTGTCGCGCTGGAACACCATCGAGGAGGTCGATCGCGTGATCGCTTCGGTGCCACCGATCATCGAGCAGCTGCGCAAGCTCTCCCCGTACTGGAACGGCGACGCGCCGGCGGCCTCGCCGGAAGAGGCCTTCGCACCGACCTATGCCTGA
- the nifU gene encoding Fe-S cluster assembly protein NifU, producing the protein MWDYSDKVREHFFNPRNSGPLEEANGIGDVGSIQCGDALRLMLKVDPETEVIQDAHFQTFGCGSAIASSSALTEMIKGMTLDQALEVSNQDIADFLDGLPPEKMHCSVMGREALQAAVANYRGEEWSDDHEEGALICKCFAIDAVMIEDVIRANNLNTVEQVTFYTKAGGGCAACHEGIEEILAAVVAERTGEGEAMSPTPAETAVAAAAAPAAPAKKLTLVQKIKKIEEVLDEVRPQLQRDHGDVALADVQGKNIYVTLTGACKGCMMEAATLGGIQAKMIEALGELVQVLPDSMMPVEA; encoded by the coding sequence ATGTGGGATTACTCAGACAAGGTGCGCGAGCACTTCTTCAACCCGCGCAATTCCGGCCCCCTCGAAGAGGCCAACGGTATCGGTGATGTGGGCTCCATCCAGTGTGGCGACGCCCTGCGCCTGATGCTCAAGGTCGACCCGGAGACGGAAGTCATTCAGGACGCCCACTTCCAGACCTTTGGCTGTGGTTCGGCCATTGCCTCGTCGTCCGCGCTGACCGAAATGATCAAGGGCATGACCCTGGACCAGGCACTGGAAGTGTCCAACCAGGACATCGCCGACTTCCTCGACGGCCTGCCGCCGGAGAAGATGCACTGCTCGGTCATGGGCCGCGAAGCCCTGCAGGCCGCCGTGGCCAATTACCGTGGCGAAGAGTGGAGTGACGATCACGAAGAAGGCGCGCTGATCTGCAAGTGCTTCGCCATCGACGCGGTGATGATCGAAGACGTGATCCGCGCCAACAACCTGAACACGGTTGAGCAGGTCACCTTCTACACCAAGGCCGGTGGTGGTTGCGCCGCCTGCCACGAAGGCATCGAAGAGATTCTGGCCGCTGTCGTAGCCGAGCGCACCGGCGAGGGCGAGGCCATGTCCCCGACCCCGGCCGAGACGGCGGTCGCTGCTGCGGCCGCACCGGCGGCCCCGGCGAAGAAGCTGACCCTGGTGCAGAAGATCAAGAAGATCGAAGAGGTGCTCGACGAAGTGCGTCCGCAACTGCAGCGCGACCATGGCGATGTGGCCCTGGCCGATGTGCAGGGCAAGAACATCTACGTGACCCTCACCGGCGCCTGCAAAGGCTGCATGATGGAAGCGGCAACCCTCGGCGGCATCCAGGCCAAGATGATCGAGGCCCTGGGCGAGCTGGTGCAGGTGCTGCCCGACTCGATGATGCCGGTCGAAGCCTGA
- a CDS encoding HesB/IscA family protein — MINLTPAAIKAVERFIKGSETPVLGLRLVVSGGGCSGLQYGMKLEAEKADDDWEFDIEGVKVLVDPITLPMIDNVTVDFIDTLTHTGFKFENPNAAGSCACGESFSV; from the coding sequence ATGATCAACCTGACACCTGCAGCCATCAAAGCCGTTGAGCGCTTCATCAAAGGTTCCGAAACCCCTGTCCTCGGCCTGCGTCTGGTCGTCTCCGGCGGCGGCTGTTCCGGCCTGCAATACGGCATGAAACTCGAGGCCGAAAAGGCCGACGACGATTGGGAATTCGACATCGAAGGCGTCAAGGTCCTGGTGGACCCGATCACCCTGCCGATGATCGACAACGTCACCGTCGACTTCATCGACACGCTGACCCACACCGGGTTCAAGTTCGAAAACCCCAACGCTGCCGGCAGCTGTGCCTGCGGTGAATCCTTCTCTGTTTGA
- a CDS encoding NADH:flavin oxidoreductase: MTPDQDLLFSPIRIGTLELPARLFKTATAETRATADGFVTDALVAFYRLLAMGDTPLIITGNIYVSRQGKSAPRQVGADHDDKIPGLKRITDKVHAHGGHIFAQLNHCGRQVIPDFVGATDVVSPSDRKDLLTGTQPRALTEAEIATIVADFGAAARRCKAAGFDGVQMHSANGYLLSQFLTPYTNRRGDRYGGELEARTRFGCEVLAAIRAEVGPDFPVIIKMNGHDDLWLRRGLKTHALVEAARIFEAAGVDAVEVSVGHYESGFPMVRGTFEHCLRAMVQGSMAHLPFFRRHGMRLFRPFVALMSNWLWKGREGFNLDYTPSFKSRLSIPVICLGGFRTRAAMTDALERGLCDAVSAGRPFLADPFFFAHTRDQTRGPRCVDCNACVGHLGAQPADCYHPYVKTEKAAMLERMGIEAEVLPPVS, from the coding sequence ATGACACCCGACCAGGACCTGCTTTTCTCACCCATCCGCATTGGCACGCTCGAACTACCGGCGCGGCTGTTCAAGACGGCCACCGCCGAAACCCGCGCCACCGCCGACGGCTTCGTCACCGACGCGCTGGTGGCCTTTTATCGCCTGCTCGCCATGGGCGATACGCCGCTGATCATCACCGGCAACATCTACGTGAGCCGGCAGGGCAAGTCGGCGCCGCGCCAGGTCGGGGCCGACCATGACGACAAGATTCCCGGGCTCAAGCGCATCACCGACAAGGTTCATGCCCACGGCGGGCACATCTTCGCCCAGCTCAACCACTGTGGCCGGCAGGTGATCCCCGATTTCGTCGGGGCCACCGATGTGGTCTCACCCTCCGACCGCAAGGACCTGCTCACCGGCACCCAACCCCGCGCGCTCACCGAAGCCGAGATCGCCACCATCGTCGCCGACTTCGGCGCCGCGGCGCGTCGCTGCAAGGCCGCTGGTTTCGACGGCGTGCAGATGCACTCGGCCAACGGCTACCTGCTCAGCCAGTTCCTCACCCCCTACACCAATCGCCGCGGCGACCGCTACGGCGGTGAGCTCGAGGCCCGCACCCGCTTCGGCTGCGAGGTGCTCGCGGCAATCCGCGCAGAAGTGGGGCCGGACTTCCCGGTCATCATCAAGATGAACGGCCATGACGACCTGTGGCTGCGCCGGGGCCTCAAGACCCACGCCCTGGTCGAGGCCGCGCGCATCTTCGAAGCGGCCGGTGTCGATGCGGTCGAGGTCTCGGTCGGCCACTACGAATCCGGCTTCCCCATGGTGCGCGGCACCTTCGAGCACTGCCTGCGGGCCATGGTCCAGGGCAGCATGGCGCACCTGCCCTTCTTCCGCCGCCACGGCATGCGCCTCTTCCGCCCCTTCGTGGCGCTGATGAGCAACTGGCTCTGGAAGGGCCGCGAAGGCTTCAACCTCGACTACACCCCGAGCTTCAAGTCCCGCCTGTCGATCCCGGTCATCTGCCTGGGGGGCTTTCGCACCCGCGCCGCGATGACCGACGCCCTTGAACGTGGCCTGTGCGATGCCGTCTCGGCCGGCCGCCCCTTCCTCGCCGACCCGTTCTTCTTCGCGCATACACGCGATCAAACAAGGGGCCCGCGTTGCGTGGATTGCAATGCCTGCGTGGGTCATCTCGGGGCGCAACCGGCTGACTGTTACCACCCCTATGTGAAGACTGAGAAAGCGGCGATGCTGGAACGGATGGGGATTGAAGCGGAGGTATTGCCGCCGGTGTCGTGA
- a CDS encoding IS110 family RNA-guided transposase: MNATTISVDLAKSVFQIAVANDKWEAIESHRLTRSQFERWFANRAVRLVIMEACGSAHHWARWLGAQGIEVRLLPAAYVRAYVRRNKTDAADARALLEAARASDICPVQIKSVEQQALQSLHRTRSLWMGTSTSRINALRGFCREFGLGIPQGARTGIEAISRAVADPASALPELIREPVRQLLEEIRLLEARIAQIEQQLSQCARQSASCQALLSVPGIGLLTATAMVAATGGHVSHFKDARHFASWFGLTPKEYSSGSTRHLGRISKRGDKYLRMLLTHGARASLRAATVSLQAGRQIDTLRQWALQVQQRACHNKAACALANKMARICYAVLRDGVPYESNTISEQRKMNRATFVTAH; this comes from the coding sequence ATGAATGCTACGACCATTTCCGTTGATCTTGCCAAGAGTGTATTCCAGATTGCCGTGGCCAATGACAAATGGGAAGCCATTGAATCACACCGCCTGACCCGCAGTCAGTTCGAGCGCTGGTTTGCCAATCGTGCCGTTCGCCTCGTCATCATGGAGGCTTGCGGCTCAGCCCATCACTGGGCGCGCTGGCTTGGCGCTCAAGGCATCGAAGTCCGTTTATTGCCGGCCGCCTATGTACGTGCCTACGTCCGGCGTAACAAGACCGATGCGGCCGATGCCCGCGCCCTGCTCGAAGCGGCCCGGGCTTCCGACATCTGCCCGGTGCAGATCAAGTCGGTCGAGCAGCAAGCATTGCAGTCACTGCACCGCACCCGTTCGCTCTGGATGGGTACGAGCACCTCGCGCATCAACGCGCTACGCGGCTTTTGTCGCGAGTTCGGCCTGGGCATCCCTCAAGGCGCCCGCACCGGCATCGAAGCCATCAGCCGCGCCGTGGCCGATCCGGCCAGCGCCTTGCCCGAGCTGATTCGAGAGCCTGTTCGACAGTTGCTTGAAGAGATTCGCCTGCTTGAGGCACGGATCGCCCAGATCGAACAACAATTGAGCCAATGCGCACGACAGAGTGCTTCATGCCAGGCGCTGCTATCTGTGCCGGGCATCGGGCTGCTCACAGCCACCGCCATGGTGGCCGCCACGGGTGGGCATGTGAGTCACTTCAAGGACGCACGGCACTTCGCCAGTTGGTTCGGCCTCACACCCAAGGAGTACTCCTCCGGTTCGACCCGGCATCTGGGGCGTATCTCCAAGCGGGGTGACAAATATCTGCGCATGCTGCTCACCCACGGCGCCCGAGCCAGTCTCAGAGCAGCCACCGTCTCACTTCAGGCCGGCAGGCAGATCGACACGCTCAGGCAATGGGCGCTTCAGGTGCAACAACGCGCCTGCCACAACAAGGCCGCCTGCGCCCTGGCCAACAAGATGGCCCGCATCTGCTACGCAGTGCTCAGAGACGGCGTGCCCTATGAATCGAACACCATCAGCGAGCAACGAAAAATGAACCGCGCCACCTTCGTCACCGCGCACTGA
- a CDS encoding LysR family transcriptional regulator: MDKLKAMTVFVGIVEAGSLTAAAERAGSSLASVVRQLAALEHTLGVRLINRTTRRMALTDEGRAYFERCRRLLADIDDMEHALTDREQAPAGRLLITAPVMFGRLHVAPIVSDFLAAFPGMRAELILLDRVVDLLDEGFDLAVRIGSLPDSSLVAARLGETRRVLCASPGYLQRHGVPTVPGDLAAQRGQHQMVGFARFGAMGEWVFQQNNQRERIALQERFATNQVPVALDACLKGLGIGRFLGYQVADALADGRLVSVLDDWMPPPEPVHLLMPSGRLMSSRVRAFVNWASPHLRAAISARNAGPATAD; the protein is encoded by the coding sequence ATGGACAAGCTCAAAGCCATGACCGTGTTCGTCGGCATCGTCGAAGCCGGCAGCCTGACCGCCGCGGCTGAACGCGCCGGCAGCTCGCTGGCCTCGGTGGTGCGCCAGCTGGCGGCGCTCGAACACACGCTGGGCGTACGCCTCATCAATCGCACGACCCGGCGCATGGCGCTCACCGACGAAGGCCGGGCGTATTTCGAGCGTTGCCGACGGCTGCTGGCCGACATCGACGACATGGAGCACGCGCTCACCGATCGGGAGCAAGCCCCGGCCGGCCGTTTGCTGATCACCGCGCCGGTCATGTTCGGGCGCCTGCATGTGGCGCCCATCGTCAGCGACTTTCTGGCCGCGTTTCCGGGCATGCGCGCCGAGCTGATCCTGCTCGACCGGGTGGTCGACCTGCTCGACGAAGGCTTCGATCTGGCGGTGCGCATCGGGTCGTTGCCCGACTCATCGCTGGTCGCCGCCCGGCTGGGGGAGACACGCCGCGTGCTCTGCGCCAGTCCGGGCTATCTCCAGCGCCACGGAGTGCCGACGGTGCCGGGCGATCTGGCGGCTCAGCGCGGCCAGCATCAGATGGTCGGCTTCGCCCGCTTTGGCGCCATGGGCGAGTGGGTCTTTCAGCAGAACAACCAGCGGGAGCGGATCGCCCTGCAGGAGCGCTTTGCCACCAATCAGGTCCCCGTGGCGCTCGACGCCTGCCTGAAGGGCCTGGGCATTGGCCGCTTCCTCGGCTACCAGGTGGCCGACGCCCTGGCGGATGGCCGTCTCGTGTCGGTGCTGGATGACTGGATGCCACCGCCCGAGCCGGTGCACCTGCTCATGCCCTCGGGCCGCCTCATGTCGTCGCGTGTGCGCGCATTCGTGAACTGGGCGTCGCCCCATCTGCGCGCCGCAATCTCCGCCCGCAACGCAGGGCCTGCGACGGCGGATTGA
- a CDS encoding pyridoxamine 5'-phosphate oxidase family protein, with the protein MPAHFARLTYTRSVQRVQETYNGHRLTLPDAATPADPVVLGERERSFIAARDSFYLATVSETGWPHVQHRGGATGFLRVIDAHTLAFADYPGNRQYISVGNLQHSPRAALIMVDYNARRRLKVLAEIRVVDREVADFDLLDRLAVPHGQPFERVMVLDVHAFDWNCNQYISPRTGPSTTEETP; encoded by the coding sequence ATGCCTGCCCATTTCGCCCGATTGACCTACACCCGCTCGGTTCAGCGCGTGCAGGAAACCTACAACGGACACCGCCTGACCCTGCCCGACGCGGCAACGCCTGCCGATCCCGTGGTGCTGGGCGAACGGGAGCGCAGCTTCATCGCGGCGCGCGACAGCTTCTACCTGGCCACTGTGAGCGAGACCGGTTGGCCCCATGTGCAGCACCGGGGCGGCGCCACGGGCTTCCTGCGCGTGATCGACGCTCACACGCTGGCCTTTGCCGACTACCCGGGCAACCGGCAGTACATCAGCGTCGGCAACCTGCAGCACTCGCCCCGGGCGGCGCTGATCATGGTCGATTACAACGCGCGCCGGCGGCTCAAGGTGCTGGCCGAGATCCGCGTGGTCGATCGGGAGGTGGCGGACTTCGACCTGCTCGACCGCCTCGCCGTACCCCACGGCCAGCCCTTCGAACGCGTGATGGTGCTCGACGTGCACGCCTTCGACTGGAACTGCAACCAATACATTTCGCCCCGTACGGGGCCTTCAACCACGGAGGAGACCCCATGA
- a CDS encoding glutathione S-transferase family protein: protein MKLYDLELSGNCYKVRLFAALTQIPLTVTPVDLPGGEHKRAPLIELNPWGQVPVLEDADVVLRDSQAILIYLASKFGKTDWWPAEALGQANIAQWLSTSANEVQNGPGAARLVDKFGYALDKADALRRADRVLPLIDAHLSAHDWLANGRPTIADCAVMPYVALSHEGGVDLAPYPNIRAWIERIKALPGFIGMPAI, encoded by the coding sequence ATGAAACTCTATGATCTGGAACTGTCGGGCAATTGCTACAAGGTGCGCCTGTTTGCGGCGCTGACGCAGATTCCGCTCACCGTGACGCCGGTCGACTTGCCGGGCGGCGAGCACAAGCGCGCGCCCTTGATCGAACTGAATCCGTGGGGTCAGGTGCCCGTCCTCGAAGATGCAGACGTGGTGCTGCGCGACTCGCAGGCCATTCTCATCTACCTGGCCAGCAAATTCGGCAAGACCGACTGGTGGCCCGCCGAAGCCCTCGGCCAGGCAAACATCGCCCAGTGGCTGTCCACCTCGGCCAATGAAGTGCAGAACGGCCCCGGCGCCGCGCGCCTGGTGGACAAGTTCGGCTACGCGCTGGACAAGGCCGACGCCCTGCGCCGCGCGGACCGCGTCCTGCCGCTGATCGATGCGCATCTGAGCGCGCATGACTGGCTGGCCAACGGTCGCCCGACCATTGCCGACTGCGCGGTGATGCCCTACGTGGCACTGTCGCATGAGGGCGGTGTGGATCTGGCGCCGTACCCGAACATCCGCGCCTGGATCGAACGCATCAAGGCGCTGCCGGGCTTCATCGGCATGCCGGCGATCTAA